One genomic window of Indioceanicola profundi includes the following:
- the zwf gene encoding glucose-6-phosphate dehydrogenase, with amino-acid sequence MADTLPVNPFDFVVFGGTGDLALRKLMPALYYRERDRQMTDCSRIIAVSRTDQSTEQYHAQIAHALEQYIPEADRDAEVWKRFTGRLSYVTLDATKPDGFGELSRYLTEADGRARVFYLATSPSLFGAICRNLDAAGLVNGSCRVVLEKPIGTDRASANRINDEVGAVFPEDRIFRIDHYLGKESVQNLMVLRFGNALFEPLWNSSWVDHVQITVAESIGVEGRADYYDRSGALRDMVQNHFLQLLCLVAMEPPASLHEDMIRNEKIKVLRALLPITAADVKAKTVRGQYRSGAINGKPVPGYPEELGGQSNAETLVAIKAEVENWRWAGVPFYLRTGKRMPTRCSEIIIQFKAVPHSVFGKGAGELQANRLVIRLQPDEGVKLSIMTKVPGPGGLRLRSVPLNLSYAETFKDRYPDAYERLLMDVVRGNPSLFMRRDEVDAAWAWIDSILAAWDEADMKPEPYSAGSWGPINSALLLARDNRRWHDAEF; translated from the coding sequence ATGGCCGACACCTTGCCCGTCAATCCTTTCGACTTCGTTGTGTTCGGTGGGACCGGCGACCTGGCGCTCCGCAAGCTGATGCCGGCGCTCTATTACCGTGAGCGGGACCGGCAGATGACGGATTGCAGCCGCATCATCGCGGTGAGCCGCACCGACCAGAGCACGGAGCAGTACCACGCCCAGATCGCCCACGCGCTGGAGCAGTACATCCCGGAAGCCGACCGGGATGCGGAAGTCTGGAAGCGCTTCACCGGCCGGCTGAGCTATGTGACGCTGGACGCCACAAAGCCGGACGGGTTCGGGGAGCTGTCACGCTACCTGACCGAGGCGGATGGACGGGCGCGGGTCTTCTATCTGGCGACGTCGCCGTCGCTGTTCGGCGCCATCTGCCGCAATCTGGACGCGGCGGGGCTGGTCAATGGGTCCTGCCGGGTGGTGCTGGAAAAGCCCATCGGTACTGACCGGGCCAGCGCCAACCGTATCAATGACGAGGTCGGGGCCGTCTTCCCGGAAGACCGCATCTTCCGCATCGACCACTATCTAGGCAAGGAGTCGGTGCAGAACCTGATGGTCCTGCGCTTCGGCAACGCCTTGTTCGAGCCGCTCTGGAACTCCTCCTGGGTGGATCATGTGCAGATCACTGTGGCGGAGAGCATCGGGGTCGAGGGGCGGGCGGATTACTATGACCGCTCCGGCGCGCTGCGGGACATGGTGCAGAACCATTTCCTCCAGCTTCTCTGCCTTGTCGCCATGGAGCCGCCGGCCAGCCTGCATGAGGACATGATCCGCAATGAGAAGATCAAGGTCCTGCGGGCTCTGCTGCCGATCACCGCGGCGGATGTGAAAGCCAAGACCGTGCGCGGCCAGTACCGCTCAGGCGCCATCAACGGCAAGCCGGTGCCGGGCTATCCGGAGGAGCTGGGCGGGCAGTCCAACGCCGAGACGCTGGTGGCCATCAAGGCGGAGGTGGAGAACTGGCGCTGGGCCGGCGTGCCCTTCTATCTGCGCACCGGCAAGCGCATGCCGACCCGCTGTTCCGAAATCATCATCCAGTTCAAGGCCGTGCCGCACAGCGTGTTCGGCAAGGGTGCGGGGGAGCTGCAGGCCAACCGGCTAGTGATCCGCTTGCAGCCGGACGAGGGCGTCAAGCTGTCCATCATGACCAAGGTGCCGGGGCCGGGCGGGCTGCGCCTGCGCTCCGTGCCGCTGAACCTGTCCTATGCGGAAACCTTCAAGGACCGCTATCCGGATGCCTACGAGCGGCTCTTGATGGATGTGGTCCGGGGCAATCCGTCCCTGTTCATGCGCCGGGACGAGGTGGACGCCGCCTGGGCCTGGATCGACAGCATCCTGGCGGCCTGGGATGAGGCGGACATGAAGCCGGAACCCTATTCCGCCGGAAGCTGGGGGCCGATCAACTCCGCCCTGCTGCTCGCGCGGGATAACAGGAGGTGGCACGATGCCGAATTCTGA
- a CDS encoding glucodextranase DOMON-like domain-containing protein, which produces MQHNYTKLLAGILGATFLATAAQAQSVSFSDPVGDDKGPGTYVYPTDSAYLPGAFDLTGLRVEKSGSDVDFQVDVAGNLNDPWGMGTGFATQLVFVFINTGTGKHKDAPAGLNVQLEPGWDKVVLLSPQKPARIGSEINAKAASLKDDILVPRRVKGSGKTIAGSVKASDIGSGDPSGWSYQVVVQSNEGFPAGGDLMTRRVNEFEGQHRFGGGNDGMCDPHAMDILAGGAAGGADEAQAQYDVLKAYECGPEGEAVKTAVIPMVKK; this is translated from the coding sequence ATGCAGCACAACTACACCAAGCTACTGGCCGGCATCCTCGGCGCGACTTTCCTCGCCACGGCGGCGCAGGCTCAGAGCGTGTCCTTCAGCGACCCGGTCGGCGACGACAAGGGCCCGGGCACCTATGTCTACCCGACCGACAGCGCCTATCTGCCGGGCGCTTTCGACCTGACCGGCCTGCGCGTCGAAAAGTCCGGCAGCGACGTGGATTTCCAGGTCGACGTGGCCGGCAACCTGAACGATCCCTGGGGCATGGGCACCGGCTTCGCCACCCAGCTCGTCTTCGTCTTCATCAACACCGGGACCGGCAAGCACAAGGACGCCCCGGCCGGCCTGAACGTCCAGCTGGAGCCCGGCTGGGACAAGGTCGTGCTGCTGTCCCCGCAGAAGCCCGCCCGCATCGGTTCCGAGATCAATGCCAAGGCGGCCAGCCTGAAGGACGACATCCTGGTTCCGCGCCGCGTGAAGGGCTCCGGCAAGACCATCGCCGGTTCGGTGAAGGCCAGCGATATCGGCTCCGGCGATCCGAGCGGCTGGAGCTATCAGGTCGTGGTGCAGTCGAACGAGGGCTTCCCCGCCGGCGGCGACCTGATGACTCGCCGCGTGAACGAGTTCGAAGGCCAGCACCGTTTCGGCGGCGGCAATGACGGCATGTGCGATCCGCACGCGATGGACATCCTGGCCGGCGGCGCTGCCGGCGGTGCGGATGAGGCTCAGGCCCAGTACGACGTGCTGAAGGCCTATGAGTGCGGCCCTGAGGGCGAGGCGGTGAAGACCGCCGTCATCCCCATGGTCAAGAAGTAA
- a CDS encoding carbohydrate ABC transporter permease, with product MKVRQHTGYSALLGLLAGLVVLLAAGLWFAGQTIQSARQDAEARKATVSAMSLADMVGALQAAGAEPEQVRAAVETWRRGDPGIRAVRLIRQSGAQLVYSDVPADLEKGDVPRRLSREEKPLFDLANALRANVDSNAGEGIKRLPEIELAAPAADRLGVSVPVYAGDSYWGLAQVERERAAPAIAAGTGLAVGMALGGLVLMAAAVLALRRRGGAAASRWTLFAIAAVLLLGTAALFVRTETGRVADARNGQIAEVQQVVTGLRGSAAEGAGIVGAGLGAGAWDVDIFRRPLGQISPTGEVEDAAVRQALTGTLDGLGRQLWLTAALALGITAFFALGAAGRLAGTVREHRDAYVYVLPAILGMLFLVFFPFTYGVMLSFTERTLFNQSVPLTELWVGFANYAAILGDFDVIRTTPDGWSVNYESFYWTLFITVCWTVANVAIGVAVGLALALALNTEGLRGKAVYRVLLILPWAIPNYITALTWKGMFHQQFGVINQAIMLFGGEPIAWFDSVFSSFMTGVITNGWLSFPFMMVVSLGALSSIPSDMYEAAQLDGATRWQQFWNITLPLLKPALIPAIILSVVWTFNMFNVIYLVSGGEPAGANEILITKAYKLAFERYQYAYAAAYSFVIFLILLGYGVFQNRVSRATEQVR from the coding sequence ATGAAGGTGCGGCAGCATACAGGGTATTCGGCGCTCCTCGGCCTGTTGGCCGGGCTGGTGGTGCTGTTGGCGGCGGGCCTGTGGTTCGCCGGCCAGACCATCCAGTCCGCCCGGCAGGATGCGGAGGCGCGCAAGGCCACCGTGTCGGCCATGAGCCTGGCCGACATGGTGGGCGCCCTGCAGGCTGCCGGGGCCGAACCGGAACAGGTTCGCGCAGCGGTGGAGACGTGGCGGCGGGGCGACCCCGGCATCCGGGCCGTCCGGCTGATCCGCCAGTCCGGCGCCCAGCTCGTCTACTCCGACGTTCCGGCCGACCTGGAGAAGGGCGATGTTCCCCGCCGCCTGTCCCGCGAGGAGAAGCCGCTGTTCGATCTGGCCAACGCCCTGCGCGCCAATGTCGACAGCAACGCCGGCGAGGGGATCAAGCGGCTTCCGGAGATCGAGCTGGCCGCCCCGGCCGCCGACCGGCTGGGCGTATCGGTTCCGGTCTATGCCGGAGACAGCTACTGGGGCCTTGCCCAGGTGGAGCGGGAGCGGGCGGCGCCGGCCATCGCCGCCGGAACCGGTCTGGCCGTCGGCATGGCGCTCGGCGGTCTGGTGCTGATGGCGGCGGCGGTCCTGGCGCTCCGGCGAAGGGGCGGGGCTGCCGCATCGCGCTGGACTCTGTTCGCCATCGCCGCGGTTCTGCTGCTGGGCACGGCCGCCCTGTTCGTGCGGACGGAGACCGGCCGCGTGGCGGATGCGCGGAACGGCCAGATTGCCGAGGTGCAGCAGGTCGTCACCGGCCTTCGCGGCTCCGCTGCGGAAGGGGCCGGCATCGTGGGAGCGGGCCTGGGGGCGGGCGCCTGGGATGTGGATATCTTCCGCCGTCCTCTCGGTCAGATTTCGCCGACGGGAGAGGTCGAGGATGCGGCCGTCCGGCAGGCGCTGACCGGCACGCTGGACGGTCTGGGGCGGCAGCTCTGGCTGACGGCGGCGCTGGCGCTGGGCATCACCGCCTTTTTCGCGCTGGGAGCCGCGGGGCGGCTGGCCGGCACGGTGCGGGAGCACCGGGACGCGTATGTCTACGTGCTGCCCGCCATCCTGGGCATGCTGTTCCTGGTCTTCTTCCCCTTCACCTACGGCGTGATGCTGTCCTTCACCGAGCGCACCCTGTTCAACCAGTCGGTTCCGCTGACCGAACTGTGGGTGGGCTTCGCCAATTACGCCGCCATCCTGGGCGACTTCGACGTGATCCGCACCACGCCGGACGGCTGGAGCGTGAATTACGAGAGCTTCTACTGGACGCTGTTCATCACCGTCTGCTGGACCGTCGCGAACGTGGCCATCGGCGTTGCCGTCGGGCTGGCGCTTGCGCTGGCGCTGAACACCGAGGGGCTGCGGGGCAAGGCGGTCTACCGCGTGCTGCTGATCCTGCCCTGGGCCATCCCGAACTACATCACGGCGTTGACCTGGAAGGGCATGTTCCACCAGCAGTTCGGCGTCATCAACCAAGCCATCATGCTGTTCGGGGGCGAGCCCATCGCCTGGTTCGACAGCGTGTTCAGCAGCTTCATGACCGGTGTCATCACCAACGGCTGGCTGAGCTTCCCCTTCATGATGGTGGTGAGCCTGGGCGCGCTCTCCTCCATCCCGTCGGACATGTACGAGGCGGCGCAGCTCGACGGCGCCACACGGTGGCAGCAGTTCTGGAACATTACCCTGCCGTTGCTGAAGCCGGCGCTGATCCCGGCCATCATCCTGTCGGTGGTCTGGACCTTCAACATGTTCAACGTGATCTATCTGGTGTCGGGCGGGGAGCCCGCGGGCGCTAACGAGATCCTAATCACCAAGGCCTACAAGCTGGCGTTCGAGCGCTACCAGTACGCCTACGCCGCGGCCTATTCCTTCGTGATTTTCCTGATCCTGCTGGGCTACGGGGTCTTCCAGAACCGGGTCAGCCGGGCCACGGAACAGGTGCGGTGA
- the eda gene encoding bifunctional 4-hydroxy-2-oxoglutarate aldolase/2-dehydro-3-deoxy-phosphogluconate aldolase → MALTMTRPADDLYRGPTLEEILGLAPVIPVIVIEKLEDAVPLAEALVEGGLPVLEVTLRSDAAIEAIEAIAQSVPGAVVGAGTVVEPSQVFRVRDAGARFIVSPGAYPALTEAVLASGIPFLPGAATPSEVMDLLARGFRYQKLFPAEVVGGMGMLKALAAPIAAVKFCPTGGVTPESAPDYLALPNVVCVGGSWIAPPKLVAAKDWAAITGLARQAASLRR, encoded by the coding sequence ATGGCCCTCACCATGACCCGCCCCGCCGACGACCTCTATCGCGGCCCCACGCTCGAGGAGATTCTGGGGCTCGCCCCCGTCATCCCCGTGATCGTCATCGAGAAGCTCGAGGACGCCGTTCCGCTGGCGGAGGCGCTGGTCGAGGGCGGGCTTCCGGTGCTGGAGGTGACGCTGCGCTCCGACGCCGCCATCGAGGCGATCGAGGCCATCGCGCAGAGCGTGCCGGGGGCCGTTGTCGGAGCCGGCACGGTGGTGGAGCCGTCCCAGGTGTTCCGCGTCCGCGACGCCGGCGCCCGCTTCATCGTCAGCCCCGGCGCCTACCCGGCCCTGACCGAAGCGGTGTTGGCCTCCGGCATTCCGTTCCTGCCGGGGGCGGCGACCCCGTCGGAGGTGATGGATCTGCTGGCCCGCGGCTTCCGTTACCAGAAGCTCTTCCCGGCGGAGGTCGTGGGCGGCATGGGCATGCTGAAGGCCCTGGCCGCCCCGATTGCGGCGGTGAAGTTCTGCCCGACCGGCGGCGTCACGCCGGAATCGGCGCCGGACTATCTGGCCCTGCCGAACGTGGTCTGCGTCGGCGGCTCCTGGATTGCCCCGCCAAAGCTGGTGGCGGCGAAGGACTGGGCGGCGATCACCGGATTGGCCCGGCAGGCGGCGTCGCTGCGGCGCTAG
- a CDS encoding sugar ABC transporter permease — translation MTTMTAASTPATGSTRMPRKRSAPRHLGLHLGLGLFTLLACYPILWVMALAFSGQQSLSIASLPPDAGFLDRLRAVTPWPAQLSLQNFKDVLTEQPFLTWLVNSAIVAGLTTIVGVFLACTAAYAFSRFRFPGRQSGMMMFLVSQMFPGTLMMIPLYIIIVSWLGLGNSYIGLVLVYAVTAIPFCVWMLKGYFDTIPIEIEESAIMDGASRSTIFFRIILPLAKPAVAVTALFSFMTGWNEFILASVFMTEEGRYTAPVGLRFFVGGFSAQWGYFAAGSIIVSLPVVILFLYLQKYLVSGLTAGGVKG, via the coding sequence ATGACGACGATGACCGCCGCCTCCACCCCTGCAACCGGCAGCACCCGCATGCCGCGAAAGCGCTCGGCACCGCGTCACCTCGGGCTGCATCTCGGGCTGGGGCTGTTCACGCTGCTGGCCTGCTACCCGATCCTCTGGGTGATGGCGCTTGCCTTCTCCGGACAGCAGAGTCTGTCCATCGCCTCATTGCCGCCGGATGCAGGCTTCCTGGATCGGCTGCGCGCGGTCACTCCCTGGCCGGCGCAGCTATCATTGCAGAACTTCAAGGACGTTCTGACCGAGCAGCCGTTCCTGACTTGGCTGGTGAACAGCGCCATCGTGGCGGGGCTGACCACCATCGTCGGCGTCTTCCTGGCCTGCACCGCGGCCTATGCCTTCTCCCGCTTCCGGTTTCCGGGGCGGCAGTCGGGCATGATGATGTTCCTGGTGTCCCAGATGTTCCCGGGCACGCTGATGATGATCCCTCTCTACATCATCATCGTGAGCTGGCTGGGTCTGGGGAACAGCTATATCGGGCTGGTTCTGGTCTACGCGGTGACGGCCATTCCCTTCTGCGTGTGGATGCTGAAGGGCTATTTCGACACGATCCCCATCGAGATCGAGGAGAGCGCCATCATGGACGGCGCTTCCCGCTCCACGATCTTCTTCCGCATCATCCTGCCGCTGGCCAAGCCCGCGGTGGCGGTGACGGCGCTCTTCTCCTTCATGACCGGCTGGAACGAGTTCATCCTGGCCTCCGTCTTCATGACGGAGGAGGGGCGGTACACGGCTCCGGTCGGCCTGCGCTTCTTCGTCGGCGGGTTCTCCGCCCAGTGGGGATATTTCGCCGCCGGCTCGATCATCGTCTCGCTGCCGGTCGTGATCCTCTTTCTCTATCTGCAGAAATATCTCGTCTCCGGTCTCACGGCGGGGGGCGTGAAGGGCTAG
- the edd gene encoding phosphogluconate dehydratase, giving the protein MPVQDAIRRVTDRIIERSAHSRAQYLEQTRSAGHKGPRRGTLACGNLAHGFAACGAVDKERLKGGTDINVAIVSAYNDMLSAHQPFERFPAIIKEAVRNLGGVAQFAGGVPAMCDGVTQGQTGMELSLFSRDVIAMSTAIALSHNMFDAALYLGVCDKIVPGLLIGALSFGHLPAIFVPAGPMTSGLSNPEKARIRQLYAEGKVGRDALLESESQSYHGPGTCTFYGTANSNQMLMEMMGLHLPGASFINPNTPLRDALTVAAAERATKITALGDEYTPIAEVVDEKAVVNGLVGLLATGGSTNHTIHLVAMAAAAGIRIDWQDFNDLSQAVPLLCRVYPNGIADVNHFHAAGGIQFLISTLLDAGLLHKNVKTVAGPGGMEAYRMEAFLEEGGTGRVTWRPAPRVSADPEVVRPADNPFQPTGGLRLLTGNLGRAVIKTSAVKPQHRIVEAPAKVFDSQDAMLAAFKTGELNRDVVVVVRFQGPKSNGMPELHKLTPQLGVLQDKGFKVALVTDGRMSGASGKVPAAIHVTPECLGGGPLGRVRDGDIIRLDAEAGTLEALVDPAEFAAREITVPDLTPNGWGMGRNLFGAFRAAVTGAEQGASSFEGIA; this is encoded by the coding sequence ATGCCCGTGCAAGACGCCATCCGCCGCGTGACCGACCGGATCATCGAGCGCAGCGCCCACAGCCGCGCGCAATATCTGGAGCAGACCCGCTCCGCCGGCCATAAGGGGCCGCGGCGCGGCACGCTGGCCTGCGGAAACCTGGCCCACGGCTTCGCAGCCTGCGGGGCCGTGGACAAGGAGCGGCTGAAGGGCGGCACCGACATCAATGTCGCCATCGTGTCCGCCTACAACGACATGCTGTCGGCGCACCAGCCCTTCGAGCGGTTCCCCGCCATCATCAAGGAGGCGGTGCGGAACCTGGGCGGTGTGGCCCAGTTCGCGGGCGGCGTGCCGGCCATGTGCGACGGCGTCACCCAGGGCCAGACCGGCATGGAGCTGTCGCTGTTCAGCCGCGACGTGATCGCCATGTCCACGGCCATCGCGCTCAGCCACAACATGTTCGATGCCGCCCTTTATCTCGGCGTCTGCGACAAGATCGTGCCGGGCCTGCTGATCGGGGCGCTCAGCTTCGGGCACCTGCCGGCCATCTTCGTGCCGGCGGGGCCGATGACCTCCGGCCTGTCCAACCCGGAAAAGGCCCGCATCCGCCAGCTCTATGCCGAGGGCAAGGTGGGGCGCGATGCGCTGCTGGAATCCGAAAGCCAGTCCTACCACGGGCCGGGCACCTGCACCTTCTACGGCACGGCCAACTCCAACCAGATGCTGATGGAGATGATGGGGCTGCACCTGCCGGGCGCCAGTTTCATCAATCCGAACACGCCGCTCCGCGACGCGCTGACCGTTGCGGCGGCCGAGCGGGCGACGAAGATCACGGCGCTGGGCGACGAATACACCCCCATCGCGGAGGTGGTCGATGAGAAGGCGGTGGTGAACGGGCTGGTCGGGCTGCTGGCCACCGGCGGGTCCACCAACCACACCATCCATCTGGTGGCGATGGCCGCCGCCGCTGGGATCCGGATCGACTGGCAGGACTTCAACGACCTGTCCCAGGCGGTGCCGCTGCTCTGCCGCGTCTATCCCAACGGTATCGCGGACGTGAACCATTTCCACGCCGCCGGCGGCATCCAGTTCCTGATCTCCACCCTGCTGGATGCCGGGCTGCTGCACAAGAACGTAAAGACCGTGGCCGGTCCCGGCGGCATGGAAGCCTACCGGATGGAGGCCTTCCTGGAGGAGGGCGGCACCGGCCGGGTCACCTGGCGTCCCGCCCCGCGGGTCAGCGCCGATCCCGAGGTGGTGCGTCCCGCCGACAACCCATTCCAGCCCACGGGCGGCCTGCGCCTGCTGACCGGCAATCTGGGGCGCGCGGTCATCAAGACCTCCGCCGTGAAGCCGCAGCACCGGATCGTCGAGGCCCCGGCCAAGGTGTTCGACAGCCAGGACGCCATGCTGGCCGCCTTCAAGACGGGCGAGCTGAACCGGGATGTGGTGGTGGTCGTGCGCTTCCAGGGGCCGAAATCCAACGGCATGCCGGAGCTGCACAAGCTGACCCCACAGCTCGGCGTGCTTCAGGACAAGGGCTTCAAGGTGGCGCTGGTCACCGACGGGCGCATGTCCGGCGCCTCCGGCAAGGTCCCGGCCGCCATCCATGTGACGCCGGAATGCCTTGGCGGCGGGCCGCTGGGCAGGGTGCGCGACGGCGATATCATCCGCCTGGATGCCGAGGCCGGCACGCTGGAGGCGCTGGTCGATCCGGCCGAGTTCGCCGCCCGTGAGATAACGGTGCCCGACCTCACCCCCAATGGCTGGGGCATGGGCCGCAACCTGTTCGGTGCCTTCCGCGCCGCCGTGACCGGGGCGGAGCAGGGCGCCAGCTCCTTCGAAGGGATCGCCTGA
- the pgl gene encoding 6-phosphogluconolactonase, with amino-acid sequence MPNSEPCLRAFAGREEMVTRLADRIAGIVAQAVAARGRALLVLSGGTTPATLYEKLSGIDLPWDRVELTLSDERWVDPSDPASNEGMVGRTLLKGRAAGARLVGLKSAGATPDEGLAATGARLAGLHWPADLVLLGMGEDAHTASLFPGGEGLAQALSPAEGVRVAGIVPAAGGPARISLTRPALLEAREIALLITGDGKRRVYERALEPGPVETMPVRAVLHQFRVPVSVWWAP; translated from the coding sequence ATGCCGAATTCTGAGCCCTGCCTGCGCGCCTTCGCCGGCCGGGAGGAGATGGTCACGCGTCTGGCCGACCGGATTGCCGGAATCGTGGCGCAGGCAGTGGCGGCTCGGGGTCGGGCGCTGCTAGTCCTGTCCGGCGGAACCACGCCGGCCACTCTCTATGAAAAGCTCTCCGGCATCGACCTTCCCTGGGACCGGGTCGAACTGACCCTGTCGGATGAGCGCTGGGTGGACCCTTCCGACCCTGCCAGCAATGAGGGCATGGTCGGGCGCACGCTGCTGAAGGGCAGGGCCGCAGGCGCGCGCCTGGTCGGGCTGAAGAGCGCCGGGGCCACGCCGGACGAGGGGCTGGCGGCGACCGGGGCGCGGCTTGCCGGACTGCACTGGCCTGCCGACCTTGTCCTGCTGGGCATGGGGGAGGATGCGCATACGGCCAGCCTGTTCCCCGGCGGGGAGGGGCTGGCGCAGGCGCTGTCGCCGGCCGAGGGCGTCCGCGTGGCCGGCATCGTTCCGGCCGCCGGCGGTCCCGCCCGCATCAGCCTGACCCGTCCGGCCCTGCTGGAGGCGCGGGAGATCGCGCTGCTGATCACCGGTGACGGCAAGCGCCGGGTCTATGAGCGGGCGCTGGAGCCAGGCCCCGTGGAAACCATGCCGGTGCGCGCCGTGCTGCACCAGTTCCGCGTACCCGTGTCCGTCTGGTGGGCGCCCTGA
- a CDS encoding glucodextranase DOMON-like domain-containing protein codes for MRARGWKYPVSAVAALAVLAGFALPAAAQRNVTLFTMTDPTGDDAGSGDLIYPGRSDFERGDLDLLSLSAEMDKGGTWFTAHFANPIRDPKGQRGRIGPEMLDRVARNGFYTLNLDIYIDTDRKPGSGNTATVPGRGVQIDRADAWEKAVILTPRPEVARTMMMANARRVLEEQRRAQTGVVSNQDLANIEASVAGAVDDRYFFPTRVQVNRREIRFFVPDGFLGGKANPAWAYTAFVTGADVEPSQAALDLPFKNDRFSVLMLPAREGRPEDAFGINGDPAQPAVVDVLHGDGALQSRMLMDYDVVAGRLPRLTGVVPTGRNQTAWQPYKGPSTELAGAAAGGKPPAEPKPFQPTARDAAAALSGAPILPEPAADVPAAAPAPSTGLGMAPPAAGGDRRTVAQRLRELTELRQQNLISEEEYQDARRRILSGI; via the coding sequence TTGCGTGCGCGTGGTTGGAAGTATCCGGTTTCCGCCGTGGCGGCCTTGGCCGTGCTGGCCGGCTTCGCCCTTCCGGCGGCGGCGCAGCGGAACGTCACCCTGTTCACCATGACCGATCCAACCGGTGACGACGCCGGTTCGGGCGACCTGATCTATCCAGGCCGGAGCGACTTCGAGCGCGGGGATCTGGACCTGCTGTCCCTGTCGGCGGAAATGGACAAGGGCGGCACCTGGTTCACGGCGCATTTTGCCAATCCGATCCGCGACCCGAAGGGGCAGCGCGGACGTATCGGACCGGAGATGCTGGACCGTGTCGCCCGGAACGGTTTCTATACTCTGAATCTCGACATCTACATCGATACCGACCGCAAGCCCGGTTCCGGCAACACGGCCACGGTGCCGGGCCGCGGGGTGCAGATCGACCGGGCGGATGCCTGGGAGAAGGCGGTTATCCTGACGCCCCGGCCGGAAGTTGCCCGCACCATGATGATGGCCAATGCTCGCCGCGTGCTGGAGGAGCAGCGCCGCGCCCAGACCGGCGTGGTGAGCAACCAGGACTTGGCGAATATCGAGGCGTCGGTGGCCGGCGCGGTGGATGACCGCTATTTCTTCCCGACGCGCGTGCAGGTGAACCGGCGGGAAATCCGCTTCTTCGTGCCGGACGGCTTCCTGGGCGGCAAGGCCAACCCGGCCTGGGCCTACACGGCGTTCGTGACCGGCGCCGATGTGGAGCCGTCCCAGGCGGCCCTCGACCTGCCGTTCAAGAACGACCGTTTCTCGGTCCTCATGCTGCCGGCGCGGGAAGGGCGCCCGGAGGATGCCTTCGGGATCAACGGCGATCCCGCCCAGCCGGCCGTGGTGGATGTGCTGCACGGCGATGGCGCGCTGCAGAGCCGGATGCTGATGGATTACGATGTCGTAGCAGGCCGCCTGCCGCGGCTGACCGGCGTGGTGCCGACGGGCCGGAACCAGACTGCTTGGCAGCCCTACAAGGGGCCGTCCACCGAGCTGGCCGGCGCTGCGGCGGGGGGGAAGCCGCCAGCCGAACCGAAGCCCTTCCAGCCCACGGCCCGCGATGCCGCCGCCGCCCTGTCCGGCGCACCGATTCTGCCGGAACCGGCAGCCGACGTCCCTGCGGCTGCTCCGGCTCCCTCCACCGGGCTGGGCATGGCGCCGCCGGCCGCGGGCGGGGACCGCCGCACGGTGGCCCAGCGCCTGCGCGAACTGACCGAATTGCGGCAGCAGAACCTGATCTCCGAGGAGGAGTATCAGGACGCGCGGCGGCGCATCCTGTCCGGCATATGA
- a CDS encoding Rap1a/Tai family immunity protein, whose product MLHRSAALLPAVLLATTAAVSPARAADTDTARVWYENCSVFIDVMRGTGEGSDAEISYCVGQTEGIVSALRTGSQIGALAFAGLLTVEAGMNEQAVFALFKQTEPDKLIGICMPEDIQTSTQIETVHSYIEAHPDKQALPVTALFFEALQQRYACAHLKKK is encoded by the coding sequence ATGCTCCACCGCTCCGCCGCCCTTCTCCCGGCCGTTCTCCTTGCCACAACGGCCGCCGTGTCGCCGGCTCGTGCCGCAGATACCGACACCGCCCGGGTCTGGTATGAGAACTGTTCCGTCTTCATCGACGTGATGCGGGGGACCGGAGAAGGCAGCGACGCGGAGATTTCGTACTGCGTCGGACAGACGGAGGGGATCGTCAGCGCACTGCGTACGGGCAGCCAGATTGGAGCCCTGGCCTTCGCGGGCCTGCTGACAGTAGAAGCGGGGATGAATGAACAGGCGGTCTTTGCCCTGTTCAAGCAGACCGAACCCGACAAGCTGATCGGCATCTGCATGCCGGAAGATATCCAGACCTCTACGCAGATCGAGACGGTGCACAGCTATATCGAAGCGCACCCGGACAAGCAGGCCTTGCCCGTCACCGCACTGTTCTTCGAAGCTTTACAACAGCGCTATGCCTGCGCGCACCTGAAGAAGAAATAA